The genomic interval tacatacatccCCACAGATTTTTGTTGATGTTGCTGTAGTATCCATTAACAAGCTGTGGAGCACCGATGTGGGTGTTGTAGCCAGCAACACACTTCTGGATTCAAATTTCTATGCAGAACTTGTAGAACTAATTTAAAATTCCCAACATGGATCtagctttaaagaaaatattttcaataaggTTGATATTAATGGTAAGTTCTATCAACAATTGTTTCAACATTGAAGAATTGGGGTTTTCTTCCTCATGTAGTCGACCAGTACTTGTAAACTAGACCATCAGGAAGAATCTAAGACCACCATGGTTGGCATTTGGCTCAACATTCTCAAACTTGAATGTCTAACCCCGACTTATCTAGACATACTTCTTctcaatgaaatgaaatatcTTCATTTTTGATAACAAAACACGTCTCTGGATGGCGTTGGGCTCCAAGCCTCAAATGTTAGGAGAGCTTGATGCCAATAGTTTTGGAGCAGAGCTTTCTCTTTGTTGGCAGGTTTTGTCTCCATTTTGATGTTAAATTTACTTCACTGTGGAAAGTGATGCTGGTGTTCCAGGATTTACAATTAGGTGCTTGAAGTCACCCCAAACACAACCTGTTGAAAATTGACAGACTATGCATAAAAGTCAGATCCATGCCAGAGAAaccaaccaatttaaatatattatactAATTCTGCTAAGAAGAGTGGTCAAAAACCTTGCCAGAATTTGTCAGAAGCTCTTTtatggttaaaaaatatttgatgtcaAGGTACAAATTTCTATGGGACGTTTGACCAAATACAGTTATAGACCTGAGCCTGTATCTATAGTTTTGACCCTGTGTGGATTACAGAAAATCTTTAATCAATTCAAACTTGTGCACTCAAATCTTATTAACGTTATTGAAGCCGTATATTGTACAAGCTTTCGCtgtagaaagaaaatcaaacccacaaataaatagttaaaaacCCAAAAATCAATATAAGAGTCATGGCAGGGATGAATGCATGTCAACTTCTGATTGGAAATGGAGTAAACCAGGTTCTTTCTGGGTTTATAATGAAGTACTGACACTGCTCTGAGGTACAGTTTATCAGAAAACAGTTACAGTTAATGAAACCAGGATAAATGGGCTTATAGAGGTTTGGATTACTGAAAGGCATGATCAGTCATTAACTGCAGCATAAATAATTACTTATGGACAGAGTACTCCCAGAGCCTTGATTTCAATTATgtaaatgctaaataaatagCTGCACATTTAGAATATGATTGTCCATAGAATCATATTGCTGATAGAGTGCATATTTTTGTAGATCTGCACATGAAAgtcaatttataaaaaataaataaaagagtgaACCTTAAACAGTATTAAGCCAATCTTTGGAATGCAACTTAACGCTGCCATCAGAAATTCAGCAGCCATCAACCCGCCcacatataaacatataaacacCTGGCCCGCGTTTTGTCCCCTGTGCCTCCATTCATGTGAAATGGCTCATTACCAGCAGACAAATCAATTGGCCCTGCTCTCTGAACACCCACTTGTGATAATAAGAGACTCTACAGACAGCCCACAGACTGGAAGCGCAGCGCTGCCCACCAGCTTGAAGCCATGGAAAACATCAGTGCAAGATGAAAGCAGCAGTGACTAAGATCCAGACGACGATTTTATCAGATGACTATTAACATCACGTCAAAGCATGTATCCAATCTGattagtgttaaatgttttttttctcctcttagCTATATTGAAATGTTTACATCATTGACAGGGTTTTTTCATAACTGTTGGGACTGCAGCTAGTTCTTATTTTGCTTATAAAGCCATTGTGAATGCCAGACAATGTTCTGAATGTCTGCAATTGtcaatttgtcattttacaattcagaatgaatactttttagatatttgtgGTCTGAGGACTCACAGCACTCACCTTGCCCATCCTTCCTGCTGTTCTGGTTCGTTCGTAGCTCCTCTGATTTGTAGAAATCAATACTGGCATAAGTGTTGAGGGAAGAGCCGGCACTGGTACTCGCTCCGACGTTGTAGACAGGAGAGGTGCGCTCTGCTCCAGCTTGAGGGCTCTCCTTCATGGCTAAGTCAAGGTCTATGTAGTTAAGGCCTTGTTCAGTGGATGTGGTGGAGGCTTGGGGTGGAGGCGTGGCAGACAAACCAGCAGTCTGGCCATTCTCCCACAGTGAGCAGTCCAAACCCTGCCGATGACTCGCTGCATGGCTGCCCTCAGGGAAGAGGGAGGTAGAAGAAGATGCGTATGGTGGCAAAGATGGCGGTGAGCTAAATGTCTCTGACCGGTGGCTCAGGTGTCTCTGTTGATCACCTCGGACCAGTCTGCTGCTCTTATCAGGCGACTGGAAGGACTTGACTGGGGAAGAACCCAAACTTGCATCCTGCTCTCTAGATAGTGGTTGACCAGAGTGAGTGGCAGGTCTTGCTAAGTTGCTCGAACTGGAAATTTTGCTGTCTATAAATGGAACATCCGTCAGCCCTGTTgccatctttatttttgttctgtacCCTGCGCTGCATTCTGCTACCAGCGGAGAGGGCGAGCTGTGTTCATGCCGGGCCTTGGGGGAAACTGCCGGTGGGTCCTGTAGGGTGCTGAATGTGGATCTAACATGAGTCAGTGGTGTTGAGGATTTCCCTAAATCCATGTTGACATACTCAGCGGAGGTGGAGAGTGGTGCCGAGAAGCTGCGGGGAAGGTTAGCAGGGTTATCATGACAGAGCAGCGGTTGGTTTATGGGCCAAAGAGTTCCATGGATTAAAGGTGGTCCGTGATGAGACCCTCCACTTTGTTCTTTATCGAATGCACCATCTTCCTTAAAGATAATACTTACATAGTCCCCGACATTCTGGGACCCTGATGGTGGTAGATTCTCCTTAACCCTTGGCAAGGTGTTCGCTTTAGCAATGTCTGAAGATACACTCAAAGGACGCCCCCTCCTCTGTTGCTTTGGGCTCTTACTACTGGATGCACGCTTTTGGTGGTGACGTCCGTCCTTTGTGGATGTTCCTGCACTTTTGTATTCTGCCCCAGTTCTTAATAAACTTAACCCCCGCCCACCAGAAGTTGTCTTATCTTCAAGGCTTTCACTGCTAGCAGAGctggaggaaaaagaagaggaagacatgGAGAGCTGGCAGCTTCCTGCAGAGCCCACtgcaattttgtttcttttgctgtaCCCTGTTCTCCCTCCCCTACCAGCACTTTCATGCCCACtgctgtctttcttttcttcccctttGTTCAAGTCCTCCTCAAAGCGAGTATAAAGGGTATGCTGATAGGCTCGTGGCAGGGAGAAGTATGAATTGAACATTTTTGGTTGCAGTTGGTGCTGTTCAGGGTGTGAAGGTGGTGTGCTGCAGGCAGAGCGACTGCTGACAGGGGAAATGTTCATGTAGTCACTGGCCGCTCGGCTCTCCATGCTGGCTCTGCTCTCCCATATGCCCAGTCCATGCAGGTctgtggagctgctgctgttagGAGACATGACCATGTAGCCCTCTGAGGAGGGTTGGCGGATGTGCTGAGGAGGGGACACACTGTTTTTGGGGGTCATGGCCATGTACTCATCATCTGCCCCGGGTTTAGCACTGGCGTCGTACATACCCATTGAAAGAGATAGTGAAACAGGTGGAGATGTCACCCCAGGTAACATTGACATGTAGCCACTGTCTACAGCTGCTCCTCTGTCCCCATGTCCCCTGCTTTTGTCAGCCCTCTTCCTGTTCTTCCCTACTGCGTCAAGCTGCCCACCCTGAACTGCTGGATTCCCTGAGCCTTGATGCAGATCCGCACTCTCTCTATTAGCACTCTGTGACATGATGGCATACTCTTCCTCATCgtcatcatcttcatcttttctgTGCGGGGTTAGTCTTTCATGGGATGCCAAAGGCAGGGATGCCCTCTTACTCAGCAGCCTTCGCTCGGCCTCAGACTCTCGACTTGATGAGCGTCTCAGAATCCGTCTGCCTTTTGAATGATGATGGGAACCAAGCAGACCTTCTCGTTGTCCCATTACTATATAGCTGGAGGAGCCCTCTCCATGTGCATGATGTCCTGATAAACTTGGTATGAGCAGAGAGTGTTCACCAGGACTGGAACCATACTCATCTGAGGACCCGTAGTCACTCGGTGAACCTGAAACAGAAACTCTTTGAGAAACGCGAGCGTAGGAGCAAATCGACATGCCTCCCACTACGGACCCAACCAGGCCACACTCTGACCCATGACCTGAACTGGAGGACAGGCTTGGTGCAGGAGAGGGAGCAGGGTTAGGTGTGTAACGTGCAAGGCTTAAGGTTATCTTAGCAGGTGTTGGAGCCCTTGTGGGTTTGGGCCTAAGCGTTGGAGTAGTTGAGCAGGATCCATTCAGGCTCGGGCTGGAACTGGCCCACGTCCCTCTGGCACTCGCTCCTCCCTCTTCCGACCTGGCTCCAATGCTGGCTGTTCGTGCCCTTGGAAATCCATGACGTGACGTGGGTGATGTGCTTGTGCTGCTGCCACCTGTTCCTGGGGTCTCAGTGCGTGCTCGTCTGGAGAAGCCCACCTGGCTTGGTGGCAGGTTTGGGTGATGACGCCGACTCGGGACACTAATGGGGTTTGAAGCAGTACCGCCACCACAAGAAGTTCCCACAGACTGAGACTTGCTGCGCTGACGGAATTCCTCACTTAGGGCTTTCATAGCCTCCAGCAGAGTCTCGTGCATGTTTTGAGCCACAACAGAGTCGTCCACTTGCATCCAGAACTCTCCGGGGCCTGTAATGGCTGAGCGTCCCACCTCAATGAAGAAGAAATTTTCTGAATGGCCACACCTGCGGACATTCATCAGCTGCAACACCACAGCAGCCACATCTGAGTTGAGTTTGACAAAGTTGACTGTCTTATCAGTTAGGCACAGTCGATAGATGCCCACCAAGTTCCTGGCATGTCCAAGACCTTTAGGCCAAACCTTGACTTGCCATACCTCCTTAAAAGTCGGGATGGGAGATGGAGAGCTACACTCTCCACTGCTGCCATAGTCTTCAGGAGTTTTACCTGGGaagaaacagagcagaaaacatATATTAATCAATTACACCtctaaatgttattaaaaaaaacaacaacactgaatttgattatttattgtcTGTCATGATATAAAAAACTTAGCAAAATATGTCTCTGCCTAGCAGCTGTGCTCAATTAATCTGCATCACTTTAAGCTCCAgcaaataataattatttatgtcCTATAAGAGGCTTAGAATAAATTAGCTGAAAAGTAATACCACAGTGGTACAGGTGACCATTATTTTTCAAGGTAAATGAAGATATGTAGTCGACTACAGTGAAACTAGGAATTAGTTCaacattttctctaaattaGTTGGTAGTTTTGGATATGAGTGATATGGCTCACCACCCAGGGCAGCATAGttcaaaaccaaacaatttTTTGTCACAACGTTTCTGTCGATTATTTGTATGTCCAGTGAAATGGGATGTGACACCATACAACGTAGGCAGTTAAACAAAATTCACCACGCAAGGCTAACGACACTAAAGTTGGCATGAAATTCACAGGTTTAGATCTAGTGCCAAATTTAACACGTTTTTCATGGGCCAGATTAAATAAATCGTTCTGATTCACATTTATTAAAGCACAATTTGTGATTTCTCATCCTTCATCCCCTGAGAgccacacaaagaaaaaccGTATTGTGGGTAGGAGAGCTCAGAAGGTTGGCTGGTCACATTGCCCACACAGCATTTCAACTTTGAGGAGtttatctgttattttttcCTACTTCAGTGGTTCAACTTTTGACTTTTGTCTTCAAAAAGCCAGTAAAGATACTGTTACTTGAAAAAGTACACATTTAGTAAGGTGTTATTTCCATTTAAAGGTTTtagaaacactgaaataaacGTTGGCCAGAGGTTCTTACAGCTTTTTAAACAAGTAGCATCTCACTAAACTCCATGTTGGTCCATCATATCGTCATGCTGTTTTGAAATAGTATTACAACATGGAGTTggattttttccactttttgtttctgttttcttacaaacatgttttcatccAAGCTCCGTGTTGGGAGCAAGAATATCCAAaagtcaaatgtaaaaataaacaggatgCCCCTCCAATCTATAATAGAGAAACATAGGGTTTTTTCACCAATCTCAACCTCAAAGTCCAATATTAAAAAGTGCTAATCAAGACTGTGAAAAGgcgtaaaaagtaaaaaaaaaaaaaaaggttgaaaaatatctaagatgaaaatatttctagtATACGAGGAAGTTGTGCCACTGTTACGACAATGACTACTGaggatcaaaataaataaagcagacaAACCACTGCTGGTTctgaatctgaataaaaaaggTAGGTGCATGACAAGTAtttcaaaattgaaaatgaaatgtgttaGAGATTGGCATCATGGGTGCTTGCTATCATGTTAACATTGACCAAAATCTTGGAGGACAACTTCCTTTTAAATACACATAAGCCCAacattattcaaaaaaaaagaatagatttTGGCTTAAGCAAACTTTTCAATACCATGTTTTTCAATACCATGAATTTGACAGAGAATCCAAGGAGGGTGAATAATAATCACCAATCATCAtcaaagataaaacattaaataccagttttaaaaaaaagttaagtgaCTATAAACATGGTTTGATGGCTGCAACCAGATATTTCATTAACTGATTACAGAGAAGTGGATCAGTAACGCACGATATGCTATTTTTGAATaggaaaatgtaaacaagacATGCACGCATAGAGATatatgcacatacacacacatacgcacgcacacacacacacacacaccacggCTCTATTGATGCTGTCCCTGGCAACAAGATGTGGTCTACGCACTACGCTCTGAGCGCGTATCTGCTCAGGCTTCCACAACAACACGTCGGAGAGGGGCAAGCCCATCAGTCTACACTGACTGACTGAAACGCATGAAATGCAAAGGGGAGGGGGGCGGGTGGCGGTGGTGGTCTGCTCCCATCATAAGGATAACAACGTAAACACGAGGGTAGCCAACAGAAACATCATTTCCAGTCGGATGCCGTCCCGATCCTGCCTTAACCGCGCCGCGCCGCACAGCGCGAATGTAGGTTAGGCGAGCGGCAAGTCAGAGctgtgcagaaaaacaaaaacacaggcTGCAGCGGAGTGCACCGCGATAGGCTACTACTATATGATGCATCCCTTGGATGGTTGCTATATGCCCACTGCGTCATGCAAAGCACACCATCGTGCGAATGCGGGCTACATTTTAGTCAGAAGAGGTAGCGGTTTTCCCCTGCTGTACGCACGAACAATTAAATATGcatcacattattattattattatttttttttttttgccgacTGGAATTGATCCTCTATGTTGAAGCTTGGTGAGACTGCTGCACAAACACATAACGCGTGCCGCCCGTTGCGTGATGGTCTACCCCGCTCAGTCAGATGAACCACCTCCTGTCTTTAAAAACAGTCTGATTTGCGGAATACAgtgagatttaaaaataaatgaaacaaacaaacgatTAAACCACATAtgtcgtaaaaaaaaaaaaaaaaaaaaaaaatcaacatattcTGACAATACAAGCTGGgctgtgctctttttttttttttttttttttttttaacaatctgGAATGGGCGAGACAGATATATGGAGATGAACCAGCCTATAGGGCAGGACAGGCCTGATGGAGAAACAGACAGTGGGAATCACAGCCCACGCTTCATGTCTTACAGTTGCACTGAAGATCCAGCATGGCTTGGTACCACTCATTCTGGACCTCCTCGCTGTCCGCAGCGATGGCAAAGCTCTCGCTGCGGGTGTAGAGCACGATCATGTGCTTGTTCTTGGAATCCGCCCGCTTGTTGATGTTGAAGCAGGTCTCCAGGTTCAGGACCTTCTTGGGCACAGGTGATTTACTGCGGAATTTCTTTTCGTTCTCATAGTACTCAAGACGAGCGGGACCATGCTCCGAGGCCGCCCTCAGCACGAAGAACCGCCGGTGCATCGATTTGTGCTTGCGGAGGTAGCCGCTTTTCTGCACATCTTCATAGTTCTGCGGCTCGACCGCTTGGCTCTCCATGACCAGAGCAGCGCGATGAAAGCCCGGTTTAGACCGTAAGAATCTCAGGGGAAAAGCTGAAGTCCATGTGTTCTCCTCATTTGTCCTGCTGCGGCTACATCCCTCCTCTTCTCCGTGCGCACGCTGGAAAAATCAAGCATGTGTGCGGGGGATCAGGACGGGGGAAATCAGCcgaagcatgtttttttttttttttttttgtatctggCATCAGCTGCAAGGGGAGCAAATGAGGGATAAGGGGGGGTATCCGTGCACCGAGCGTGCACAGCGAGCGCCGCCGCTCGTCCTGCAGCCCAGCCCAGTCCTCAAGTCCGAGCCCGGTGCAGTTCAGCTGCTTGAGGACGTCTCCTCCACCTGTCTGAGGATCCCCAAAGCCTGTGGAGactcccccccccctcccctcctcaCAAACACACTGTCAACGTAGACGTAGTGATAAACAAACAAGTTCCGTTATgagctttcaaaataaagtctttCCCCAATTCAAACTTTCGAAAATTAATACATGTTCAATTGTGGTTCTGCTGAAGATATCAATGCAGTGCAGTTTATCTTAACCAAGGAAGGATCTATGAGGATGGGGGACCCAGGTCTTGAGACAGTTTTGACGTCTATACCGACACCACTTCCTTTCACATGTGCGGACATGTGAAAGAaagataaaagatgaaaatgagtCCGTCTACATCAACCGCATGTGCTTCCACCCACATACTACAATTGCATGAAGTCATTCAGAGGGGCCACAATTGTCCCCCATTTCTCACTTTGTACACCCCTACAGTAAATATACCTCACACTGTTTTCTAAGGAGAGGCCAGAATTTCTAATAACCTTAGCATGGCACACGAAATCTCCAACCGaccaaaaacagaattttatgttttattatatcTCTGTCATGTTAAGgtgggagacaaaaaaaaaatgtcaaagcacatttcaaataagtaaaattcaattcagtttatttatgcagcaccaattcaaatcagaaaaaataggCAATTCAATCTAATTAAGTGTGTAGCGACAGAGGACAGTCAGGTGCATTGTGTTGTTTCCTCTAGTGGCTTCAACTGGGAGAGAAAACACGTTTGTAGATGAGCTCCGAGCTAAATTAAAAGGTTGTATGTTGACAGAGATCACAGTTGTTTTCAGCAAAGCTCCACCAAATCCAAGTACCTTAACAGAATCTTTAGAGGTTTATTAATCTATGTTGTTATGGTACAACTTACAATAAAAGTGATTTGATATagtaaaacaagtttttcaGGGTCAATGATTTTAGGAAACGGATAAATTGTAACATATATAAGTGATCCTTGTGAGTGGAGCTAAATGTAACTACCTCGAAATTGGATGCTTTGAAGGACAAAAAAGGAGAACATAtttaagtaaacaaataaagtgtGTCATTTATTTACCTCTTTGTTTCATGCATTTCAGAATATCAGGCATAAAAGACTGTGTGGGAAGgctactgaaataaatacataaacgtTGAAAGTCATTTTTCTATAGGAGTAGCAGttgctccattttaaattgTGTATTAGGGTGCAAATATGATCTTATGTCTTCTCAGTAATCCGCTTGTGAAACTGGAATATGCTAAAATATGCTAAGGTGTAGTCCAGGTGTGTAGGGTCATCGGGTTAATGGCGTACCCATCCGTGCTTTTATTGTGCAAGACCGTCGCATGGTTTCCGGAATCGCCCTTGTTAAACTTGACGCAGGAAAGCTGGCACCTCCAAGCCGGTGtgtaggtagaaaaaaaataaataaaataaaataaaataaaacctaaccGGGCGGCTGCTTGGCTGGGGTTTAACCGGGGGACGCTCTCACGACCGTGCAGAGGAACAGgcagtttgtgt from Xiphophorus maculatus strain JP 163 A chromosome 11, X_maculatus-5.0-male, whole genome shotgun sequence carries:
- the LOC102227908 gene encoding insulin receptor substrate 1-B-like gives rise to the protein MESQAVEPQNYEDVQKSGYLRKHKSMHRRFFVLRAASEHGPARLEYYENEKKFRSKSPVPKKVLNLETCFNINKRADSKNKHMIVLYTRSESFAIAADSEEVQNEWYQAMLDLQCNCKTPEDYGSSGECSSPSPIPTFKEVWQVKVWPKGLGHARNLVGIYRLCLTDKTVNFVKLNSDVAAVVLQLMNVRRCGHSENFFFIEVGRSAITGPGEFWMQVDDSVVAQNMHETLLEAMKALSEEFRQRSKSQSVGTSCGGGTASNPISVPSRRHHPNLPPSQVGFSRRARTETPGTGGSSTSTSPTSRHGFPRARTASIGARSEEGGASARGTWASSSPSLNGSCSTTPTLRPKPTRAPTPAKITLSLARYTPNPAPSPAPSLSSSSGHGSECGLVGSVVGGMSICSYARVSQRVSVSGSPSDYGSSDEYGSSPGEHSLLIPSLSGHHAHGEGSSSYIVMGQREGLLGSHHHSKGRRILRRSSSRESEAERRLLSKRASLPLASHERLTPHRKDEDDDDEEEYAIMSQSANRESADLHQGSGNPAVQGGQLDAVGKNRKRADKSRGHGDRGAAVDSGYMSMLPGVTSPPVSLSLSMGMYDASAKPGADDEYMAMTPKNSVSPPQHIRQPSSEGYMVMSPNSSSSTDLHGLGIWESRASMESRAASDYMNISPVSSRSACSTPPSHPEQHQLQPKMFNSYFSLPRAYQHTLYTRFEEDLNKGEEKKDSSGHESAGRGGRTGYSKRNKIAVGSAGSCQLSMSSSSFSSSSASSESLEDKTTSGGRGLSLLRTGAEYKSAGTSTKDGRHHQKRASSSKSPKQQRRGRPLSVSSDIAKANTLPRVKENLPPSGSQNVGDYVSIIFKEDGAFDKEQSGGSHHGPPLIHGTLWPINQPLLCHDNPANLPRSFSAPLSTSAEYVNMDLGKSSTPLTHVRSTFSTLQDPPAVSPKARHEHSSPSPLVAECSAGYRTKIKMATGLTDVPFIDSKISSSSNLARPATHSGQPLSREQDASLGSSPVKSFQSPDKSSRLVRGDQQRHLSHRSETFSSPPSLPPYASSSTSLFPEGSHAASHRQGLDCSLWENGQTAGLSATPPPQASTTSTEQGLNYIDLDLAMKESPQAGAERTSPVYNVGASTSAGSSLNTYASIDFYKSEELRTNQNSRKDGQDC